The Spirulina subsalsa PCC 9445 region GCGCTCTTTTTCTTAAATTTGGGTCGGGCTTTCTTGTTTTTAAAGCAGTCTTGCCACCCTTGGACGAGATGTCTTAAGGCATACTGAGGCGCACATTTGGACACTTCGTAGTACCAAGGATGTTCTGGCTTGACTAGCTTATTTAACCATTTATGTAAGTCAATGGCTGTGGGAAATTTGATTTTTTCTTCGGGGGGACAATGAGCATTATGGGATAAAATCCCTAAACACAAACTGTTCCCCCAATTGTAGGCATGACGTGCGACTCCGGCATGACGAGCCAATTGTTGCCGTTGAGTTGGATTGATTTTGAGTTGTGTTTTAAACCCTAATAACATGGAGCCATCATTCCAAGAAGCCTAACCCACTCCAATCTTAGCACCACGAATGACCTGTTCGCGCAGCGTCCCGGAGGGATGGACAATCTGAATTGAACAATCTTGCTCGATGCTCGGGTAATTTCTGAGGAATTGAGCCGTTTCAGGTAAGATTGGGTAAGTTTTCGGCTTCTGTAGTTAGCCCTAGGGGATGCTGTGCTAATACACTATCGACTTAACTAATTCAGCTATGAATGAACCACCAAAAACCGAAACGTTACCCATTTCTCGCTTGCAAAAATTCCTCATCACTTGGTTACTCCTGTTAGTCAGTCTCTGGGCTACCATTAGCGCCCTTAGCTACATCGGGGAACTCATTAGTATTCTCCTCACATCTGCCCTCATTGCCTTTGTTCTCAACTATGCTGTCGCGGCTATGCAGCGCCTCATTCCTCGCCCCATTGCGGCAGTTTTAGTTTATCTCGCCGCCGCCTTTCTGGTCACAATTTTAGCCCTGATTGTTGTTCCCCCTCTCTTTAACCAAGGGCGACAATTGTTAATCCGTTTACCGGAAATTCTCGCGGAAGGACAAGAACAATTTACCAATTTTCAACAGTGGAGTCAGCAGAAAAAACTCCCCCTTGATTTACAAATTCTTGCCCCCCAACTCTTCAACCGTCTACAAACTCAAGCGGAAAATATTGCCTCTAGAGGATTTGGCATAGTTTTAGGAACATTTAATTGGTTAATTGACCTTGTTTTAATTCTCGTGATTTCTTTTTATATGCTGATTGATGCGGAACGACTTTGGCGGAGTTTTACGTTCCTCTTAAACCCCATCATTCGAGAAGAATTAACCTCATCTCTGCGGCGGAATTTACAGCGTTTTGTCACGGGTCAATTACTACTAGGTTTGTTCATGGCTATTACTCTATCGGTTTCTTTCCGGTTGTTGGCGGTGCCGTTTTTCCTCTTCTTTGCGGTGTTCATTGGCTTTATGGAAATTATCCCCTTTGTGGGGGCAACTTTGGGCATCGGTGCGGTGGTGATTATTGTGGCTTTTTTAGATGTTTGGTTAGCCCTGCAAGTGTTAGGAATTGCGGTGGCTTGGCAACAGGTGAAAGATAATTTGGTGGCTCCCCGGATTATGGGGAATTTAACCGGACTTTCCCCGGTGATTATTTTTGTCGCCCTCCTGCTAGGAGCAAAAACGGGGGGATTATTAGGGGTAATTTTGGCTATTCCTATGACGGGAGTTGTCAAAAGTTTAGTGGAAATTACCCTAGATCCTACCCTTCCCCCCCAAACGGGATCTTTTTTTTACAATCCTTTGACGGCTAAGGCGCTCCCTTTGACGGAAAATGGAAAGGGAGATCCACCCGGAATTTAAGATCCTACCCGGTGATGACGTTTTGAGGACGATTTTATGAGTCAGCCTACCCCCAAAGATTTACAGTTGTGGCATCAGTTGTGTGAAGAATTAGCAACTTATCCTAATCACTGTGCAACCTCGGAAATGTTGGGGAATGAAGAAAATCCCGCTTGGGTGTTGTTTGGTGAGGGGCCCCAAGCGATTCGACGACGGATTTGGCTGCGGGAGGTGCATCAAATTCAATTGATTGCCTATCAGCCCGGTGGGGAATGGAAACTCTGTCCCAATTGGCTGGATAAGTTAAGTTTTTTAGAGCAAGTGTATTTAAAAGGGGTGGATCCTCTCAGTCTGCCTCAGCCTTGGATTGCGGAGGTGAATCCCCCACTGCCTCATCTCTCTACCACCCCACCCCCGGAGGCGGCTGGAACGTTGGAGAATAAGCCCTCTGAGGGGGGGGAAGGGGCTGTTATGAGTGGGGATAGTCTAGGGGGGTCGGAAGGCTCTTCTGGGGGGGAAATCAATGGACTGGAGCGGGATGTGAGCGGCTTAACTCGTCCGTTGGGGGAGTTGCGGTTAAGTTTGTATTTGTTGGGGGATGTGTCGCGGCAGTGGTCTTATTTGGAGATGACTCCCCGTTGGGAAGATTATGTGCGGCAACAGTGTCAGGCGATCGCGCATTCGGCGAAAACTCTACGGCTCCAGTTCCACCAGTGGCATCAGGAGACGGAAGAACCATCGGATTAAGGGAGAATCTCCGGGATTCTTCCCGATCTGACCAAAAAACAGTAGGATCAAAAACATCTTACTTTTTCACCTTTTCCCCATATTTTTAGTCATTTCTATGCCTCACGCTGCTGTTGTTGGACTGGGACGCTCTGGAATTGCTGCGGCACGATTACTGAACAAACAAGGCTGGATGGTAGAATTAAGCGATCGCGCCTCCTCGGACAATTTACAAACCCTAGCCGCCAGTCTACAACCAGAAGGAATTACCGTTAAACTCGGCCACAGTCTCAGTCTAGACTCCCCCCATCCCCCCGATTTAATTGTGGTCAGTCCGGGGGTGCCTTGGGATTTACCGATTTTCCTCGAAGCCCGACAACGGGGCATAGACACCATCGGGGAAATGGAGTTAGCTTGGCGCAATCTCCAAAATTGTCCTTGGGTGGGCATCACCGGAACCAACGGCAAAACCACCACCACCGCCCTCATTGCCGCTATGTTCCAAGCGGGCCACCTCAACGCCCCCTCCTGTGGCAATATTGGCTATGCCGCCTGTGAACTCGCCCTTTCCGGTCAAACCTATGATTGGGTGATTGCTGAAATTAGCAGCTATCAAATAGAATCCTCCCGTGAACTCGCCCCCCAGATTGGCTTGTGGACGACCTTCACCCCCGATCACCTCAACCGTCACTATACCTTAGACAATTACTATCAAATTAAGGCCGCCCTGTTGCAGCGTTCCCAGTGCCAAATCTTCAACGGGGATGATCCCTACTTGCGCAATTTGGGCTTAAACGTTTGGCCCGATGCCCTTTGGACGACAGTTAAGGGGAAAGATCATCTCGTCGCCTCAGAGGAACGTTCCGTTTACTTACAAGACGACTGGATCTTTGCCTTGGGGCAGAAAATCGCCCCCATCCATGAGCTTAAAATGTTTGGGGAACACAATAAACAAAACGTCCTCATGGCAGTTGGGGCGGCTTGTGTGGCGGGAATTGCTCCAGATGCGATCGCCCACACCATCGCCACCTTCTCCGGCGTTCCCCACCGTTTGGAGTTCATCTGCACCTATCAAGGCATTGACTTCATTAACGACAGCAAAGCCACCAACTACGACGCGGCCGAAGTAGGCTTAAATGCCATGCCCGCCCCCGTGATTTTAATTGCTGGGGGAGAACCCAAACAAGGGGATGATACCGCCTGGTTAGTCAGCATTCACGAAAAGGCCGCCGCCGTCTTACTGATTGGGGAAGCATCCCCCCACTTTGCCCAACGTCTTAAAGCGGTAGGCTATACCCACTATGAGCAAGTAGAGACAATGGAACGCGCCGTCCGTCGTAGTGTGGAACTCGCCCAGTCTCACAAGGTTTCCACCGTCCTCCTGTCCCCCGCCTGTGCCAGTTTTGACCAATACCAAAGTTTCGAGCATCGGGGGGAGCATTTCCGCCAGTTGTGTTTGAATCAGGCTGGTTGAGAAAGTCCGGGAATCGGGAGTCGGGAATCGGGAGTTGGTGTAGGGGCGCAATGCTTGCGCCCTAGGGTGTCGGCAAAAGGCAAAAGGCAATCATTATCCACTCCCCCTGCTCCCCTGCTCCCCTGCTCCCCTACTAACGCGAACGCCTTTCCTGTACAGCCATCACCGTACAACCCGCATGGTGAATCACATATTGACTCACACTGCCCAGTAAAATTTCCGACAATCCAGTACGGCCTCGACGACCAATAACAATTAAATCCGCTTGCCACTGTTCAGCCATTTGACAAATTTTATGACCGGGTTCTCCTTCCTGATACTCAAATTCCGCCGCCACCCCTTCAGCACCCGCTAGTTCATAAAAACCTTTTAACCAGTGGCTGATTTTTTCCCGTTCTTCTTGTCGCGCTGCTTGTAATTGTTGGAACACTTCCGGGGAATAATTGCCCCCATACACTCCAATACTACCCGCGACTAAAACATTGGGAGTTGTGGGAATCGGGTCAGTCAGACAATGGAAAATCATTAAGTGACTAGCTTCTGCTTTGGCTAAGGTTAAAGCCCGTTCAAAAACCATCCCGTCGGAACTGCCTCGACCTAATGCCACTAGAATCTTTTTAAAACGATTATCTGAACTCTTAGCATCGGGACTCGGGGCAGGGTTGGATTCATGCCCTTGCTCAACGGTTTGATCATCGACAGCGTTAGAGGTTGGATTCGCTAAATTCTCCATATCTACCTCCCTTACTTTATTTTCAGGGTCGCATATTTTCAGGCAGAGTTGACAATTTGACAGAAAAATTAACTAAAGATGCTAGACCCAACAAGGGAACAGGAGAGAGGGGGAGAGGTGGGGTCATTCATCGGACAGGAATTCCCACTCTCCTGACCACCCTCTAAAAGGGCATTTCCTCATCAGATTGTTCCCCAACGTCGAGACGCGGAGATTGCGTCACTTCTTCTTCAATGGGTAATTCCTCGATAACTGCCCCGATTTGTTTTTGTATGGTTTGGGTGAGGGTAATGGGGAAATCCCAATCCGCTTCTAATGCTTCCATAGCTTGGGCGAGTTGGGAGAAGGGAATTTTTCGGGTAGTTCTGGGGGAGATGGTCAGCTTAAAACCCTCAATTTCCGTTAGGTTTTGGCTGATCATAGCGGCTTTGATGCGATCGCGCAGATGTTCCTGTTCCGTGTTCAATTTGCGCCACTGGTGTTCAATTTGGCGATACCGTAAGGTCAAGGCAGTAATATCTTCCGTTTTTGGGTCAGGATGGGCTTTGTGGTGTAGTTTCTTCAAGTGTTGGTAAACTTGGGCTAAATAGACCACATCCAGCGCGGCATAGTCGAGTTGTTTCGCTGAAAGAGGACGCTGACCCCAGTCACTCTCCTGGGGGGTTTTGTCCACTGAAAAAGCCGGACAAAAGTATTCGGTCAAGGTCGCCAGACGATAATGAGTCAGAGGGAGTAAATAATAGGGGATTCCTTTGGCCATCTTCAAGGTACAGATCACCGACTCAACGGTTTTTTTGCCTAGGAATCTACAATCATAGTCGGCATTGTGGAAAACCTTCGTAATGCTCGGATTTTGCATGATCTGTGCAATAAACAAGTTCACCAGAGGGGGGCAGTCTAACACATCCAAGACTGTCACCGTCTCCCCTGTAATATCATGGGGATTACTCGAAATTTGGATGAGAGAGAGTCTGGGCTTTTTCGTGTTGTAGTCTGCTACCTCTGTATCAAGCCACAGTATCTCCCCTTGGGCAAATTGTGCGATCGCCGCTTCTAT contains the following coding sequences:
- the murD gene encoding UDP-N-acetylmuramoyl-L-alanine--D-glutamate ligase; this translates as MPHAAVVGLGRSGIAAARLLNKQGWMVELSDRASSDNLQTLAASLQPEGITVKLGHSLSLDSPHPPDLIVVSPGVPWDLPIFLEARQRGIDTIGEMELAWRNLQNCPWVGITGTNGKTTTTALIAAMFQAGHLNAPSCGNIGYAACELALSGQTYDWVIAEISSYQIESSRELAPQIGLWTTFTPDHLNRHYTLDNYYQIKAALLQRSQCQIFNGDDPYLRNLGLNVWPDALWTTVKGKDHLVASEERSVYLQDDWIFALGQKIAPIHELKMFGEHNKQNVLMAVGAACVAGIAPDAIAHTIATFSGVPHRLEFICTYQGIDFINDSKATNYDAAEVGLNAMPAPVILIAGGEPKQGDDTAWLVSIHEKAAAVLLIGEASPHFAQRLKAVGYTHYEQVETMERAVRRSVELAQSHKVSTVLLSPACASFDQYQSFEHRGEHFRQLCLNQAG
- a CDS encoding universal stress protein; this translates as MENLANPTSNAVDDQTVEQGHESNPAPSPDAKSSDNRFKKILVALGRGSSDGMVFERALTLAKAEASHLMIFHCLTDPIPTTPNVLVAGSIGVYGGNYSPEVFQQLQAARQEEREKISHWLKGFYELAGAEGVAAEFEYQEGEPGHKICQMAEQWQADLIVIGRRGRTGLSEILLGSVSQYVIHHAGCTVMAVQERRSR
- a CDS encoding ribonuclease D, with amino-acid sequence MNYLTDVQGIEAAIAQFAQGEILWLDTEVADYNTKKPRLSLIQISSNPHDITGETVTVLDVLDCPPLVNLFIAQIMQNPSITKVFHNADYDCRFLGKKTVESVICTLKMAKGIPYYLLPLTHYRLATLTEYFCPAFSVDKTPQESDWGQRPLSAKQLDYAALDVVYLAQVYQHLKKLHHKAHPDPKTEDITALTLRYRQIEHQWRKLNTEQEHLRDRIKAAMISQNLTEIEGFKLTISPRTTRKIPFSQLAQAMEALEADWDFPITLTQTIQKQIGAVIEELPIEEEVTQSPRLDVGEQSDEEMPF
- a CDS encoding AI-2E family transporter, which codes for MNEPPKTETLPISRLQKFLITWLLLLVSLWATISALSYIGELISILLTSALIAFVLNYAVAAMQRLIPRPIAAVLVYLAAAFLVTILALIVVPPLFNQGRQLLIRLPEILAEGQEQFTNFQQWSQQKKLPLDLQILAPQLFNRLQTQAENIASRGFGIVLGTFNWLIDLVLILVISFYMLIDAERLWRSFTFLLNPIIREELTSSLRRNLQRFVTGQLLLGLFMAITLSVSFRLLAVPFFLFFAVFIGFMEIIPFVGATLGIGAVVIIVAFLDVWLALQVLGIAVAWQQVKDNLVAPRIMGNLTGLSPVIIFVALLLGAKTGGLLGVILAIPMTGVVKSLVEITLDPTLPPQTGSFFYNPLTAKALPLTENGKGDPPGI